The Pseudomonadota bacterium DNA window TTACAGGCACTTACCCCCCCCCTATATACCGAAACGGCATGTATCCAGACCGCTAAGGTCAATTTCAGGCATTTTAGAATCAACTATATCCGCTATGGCTTTTGAGCTTGCAAAGGACATTGTCCAGCCCAAAGTCCCATGACCGGTATTTAAATATAGATTATCATATTTTTTAGTTTTACCGATTATAGGAGAACCGTCGGGAGTAGAGGGTCTAAGGCAAGCCCACTCGGTAGCGTTTTCCAGCCCCTTAACTTTAGGAAAAAGATATTTCGTCATACGCTTTAAGGTTTCTATACGCGGCTTTTCAACAGAGTCATCATATCCGGCAAACTCGGCTGTTCCTGCCACCCTCAATATATCGCCCAAACGTGAATATACTATCTTATTGAACTGGTCGGTAACCCCTACCGACGGGACATGCGAATCTTTCAGGTCGCCTATCGGGATTGATATGCTATATCCTTTCATAGGGTATATAGGAATTTTTATACCTATCTTACCTAGAATAAGCGGAGTCTTTGCTCCGAGGCACACCACATATTTATCGGCACTTATCTCGCCTTTATCCGTTTTTACCCCTTTAACACGATTACCTTCAATTACAATTTCTTCAATTTGCGTATCATACTCAAATTTAACCTTGCCTCTTTTTACTAATTCCTCGGCAA harbors:
- a CDS encoding D-amino acid dehydrogenase, whose product is MKILVMGAGVIGVTTAYRLSKSGHDVTVIDKNQKSASECSFANGGQLSYSHVEPWANVNSFKKIPEYLVKKDSPLVIKPIVDLKMWKWCLQFLSCCNTNQALKSSENMLRLAMYSRKCLEEIESDISFDFCKQDNGILHVFKSRKALDFNIEQAKFQEERGCPYELLDSMDKVVEKEPALGYGDMDIIGGIFYPMDGSGDVNKFTVSLAEELVKRGKVKFEYDTQIEEIVIEGNRVKGVKTDKGEISADKYVVCLGAKTPLILGKIGIKIPIYPMKGYSISIPIGDLKDSHVPSVGVTDQFNKIVYSRLGDILRVAGTAEFAGYDDSVEKPRIETLKRMTKYLFPKVKGLENATEWACLRPSTPDGSPIIGKTKKYDNLYLNTGHGTLGWTMSFASSKAIADIVDSKMPEIDLSGLDTCRFGI